CAACCAGCTTCTCGGTCGCATCGCCTTTAACAAGGTAGGCGTCGACGTTCTTCAGTACCTCTTTGGGAAGATCGGTATAGGCGGATTCCATGAGGATCGGAATTTCGGGATGCTGGCTGCGGATGAGCGCTGCAACTTTGTCTCCAGTCATCTCCGGCATTCGGTAATCGAGAACAACCAGATCGATGTGGTCGCCTTCAAGCAGGCGCAGGCCTTCGGGACCGCTGTTGGCGACAAGCACACGATATCCGTTCACCTCAAAGAGCAGCTTGTGGAGAGCGCAGATTGAGGGCTCGTCGTCGATACAGAGCAACGTATGTTGCATGGAGGCCTGGTTGTGGGGGAATGTATCGCGACAGCATATCAGTGAATGCTCGATCTGGGTACGCCAGAGTGCGCAGGAAGCGTCGCCCCCCTGCACAGGCAAGTTCAGAGATGAGCTGCTCCCTGAGCGGGCAAGCCCCCTTCCCAGCAAGGCGTTCGAGCCGCCTCTTTCAACCGAAGCTGGACGGTCTTTCTGAGGGTCTGGTCGGCGTCGGAAG
The genomic region above belongs to Terriglobales bacterium and contains:
- a CDS encoding response regulator; translated protein: MQHTLLCIDDEPSICALHKLLFEVNGYRVLVANSGPEGLRLLEGDHIDLVVLDYRMPEMTGDKVAALIRSQHPEIPILMESAYTDLPKEVLKNVDAYLVKGDATEKLVAQVKALLKKRANGNKR